GCGCCGGGTGTGCGCATGAAGCCTGAAATATTGTCACTGACAAATATTTAAAGCCGAATGTAATGCCAATAAGCGATCTTTGCGGTTATTTTTTTTTCGTTTCTGTCGGTTTTTCGTTAATTTCGCAAACGATTTGCGTCAAATCGACAAAAATCAGTGACAATTAAAATTACAACAAACATATTTCAATCGTAATCATTATGGAGAGTATCAGTAGAACTAAAATCGTTGACCTGCTGAAACGCGAAGATTTCGGCGCTAAGGTAAACGTAAAAGGTTGGGTTCGTACCCGACGCGGTAGCAAACAGGTGAGTTTCATCGCCCTGAATGACGGTTCTACTATAAATAATGTACAGATCGTTGTTGACAACGAGCATTATGACGAAGAACTGCTGAAAGTCATTACCACAGGTTCATGTGTAAGCATTAACGGAACTTTGGTACAATCACACGGCAAAGGTCAGGCTGTAGAAATCCACGCTAACGGAGTTGAAGTATATGGTTCAGCTGATGCAACAACCTATCCGCTTCAGAAAAAAGGTCACTCATTGGAGTTCCTGCGTGAAATCGCACACCTTCGCCCACGTACCAATACATTCGGAGCTATACTGCGTGTACGTCACCACATGGCATTCGCTATCCATAAATTCTTTAATGAAAAAGGATTCTTTTACCTGCATACACCAATCGTTACTGCTTCAGACTGTGAAGGTGCCGGTTCTATGTTCCAGGTAACCACGCTGGATGTAAATAATCCTGCCCGTACTGAAGAGGGAGCAATCGATTATACTCAGGACTTCTTTGGAAAAAGCGCAAACCTGACTGTATCAGGTCAGCTTGAAGGAGAACTGGGTGCAATGGCTCTGGGTGCTATTTACACATTTGGTCCAACTTTCCGCGCAGAAAACTCCAATACACCACGACACCTGGCTGAGTTCTGGATGATTGAGCCGGAAGTCGCATTCAACGAGCTGAAAGAAAACATGGATTTGGCTGAAGAATTCATCAAATATCTGATCCAATACGCTCTAGACAACTGTATCGATGATCTGAACTTCTTGTCGGAAATGTACGACAAAGAGTTGATTGAGCGTCTGAAATTTGTCATTGAATACGACTTCGTTCGTTTGCCATATACTGAAGGGGTTAAAATCCTCGAAGAAAGTGGTGAGAAGTTCGAATTCCCGGTTTACTGGGGCGCAGACCTCCAATCAGAACACGAGCGTTACCTGGTGGAGAAACACTTCAAAAAACCGGTTATCCTGACCGACTACCCGAAAGAGATCAAAGCTTTCTATATGAAGCAAAACGAAGACGGAAAAACCGTTCGTGCGATGGACGTACTTTTCCCGAAAATCGGAGAGATCATAGGTGGTTCTCAGCGTGAGGAAGACTTCGATAAACTGTCAAAACGCATCGAAGAGATGGAGATCCCGATGAAAGATATGTGGTGGTATCTTGATACCCGTCGTTTCGGTTCAGCCCCACACTCAGGATTCGGACTCGGATTTGAACGTCTGTTGCTTTTCGTAACCGGCATGTCAAACATCCGCGACGTTATTCCTTTCCCAAGAACTCCGAAAAACTGCGAATTCTAATCTGGCATTTCGCCTTTTCATACAATGGCTTTCCGGCAACGGAAGGCCATTTTTTATAGCACTCCGTGAGCCTTGCTGCCGGTAACTGCGAAAAATTAACAATTCTACTTTCTTTAATCCTTTGGAATTATTTTACCGGAAAATAAATGGCTAAATTTGCATCCATTTTCAGAATAGCCGGACCAGACCGACGCTGAATGAAGCACGCATCAAAATGAATTTTTTCAGAAGAAACCGATATAACTTAATTGCTGCTTTTGTATCTATAGCTCTACACGTAACGTTTGTAGTGGTACTTAGTTTTAAGCTGAATAAGGAATTATTTTCGAAGGAAGATGAAGATAATCAGTTTGAGCTGCAGCTTCAACCAGAGCAAGAAAACCCGCTGCCACCTCAACCCCAACAAAAAACAGAAGAGACAAAAAAGCTGGTGGAAGAGATAATGAAAACCATTGACATCCCCCAGCCCGATCTTACCGATAAAACAGAAAACACTTCTCAGGATTTGGGAGAAATCCCGCTTGCCGAAAAGAAGGATACAGCTGTAGCTCAGGCCGTCGAGAAACTACTAGAAGCATTAACGACACCGCCTCCACCCGTTGAAGACAGCATTATCAAAAAAGAGATTCAGGAAATGCAAAAAGCAAGAGAGCAAATCCTGACAGACAAACGCCGCAAAGAGGACGACCGTCGCTTCCTGATAGACAATTACCGAACCATCCGTAACTTCAAAAAGGTTTATCCGTACGCTCTCAAAACCAGACAGGTGATTGATAGTTTAAATAAAAAACTGGCTACAGTTTCTGACAATCGTGTAAGAAAACAAATGATCAAAGAAAAAGAAAAAGAGCTTTTTGGTCAATTTGAAAAGGAAGTCCGGAATATGTCATTCTCTCAGGGAAAGCTTCTACTCAAGCTTATTGCCCGTGAAACTGACCAGAGTGCTTATGATTTGATTAAGACCTACAAAGGGAAAGTTCCGGCCACATTCTGGTATGGAGTGGGATTACTCTTCCGGGAAAATCTTAAGATGGAATATGATTCAATAAGCGAAGATGCTTTACTGGAAAAGATCGTTATAAAATACAAGCAGGGAAAATTGTAAAATCGATTATCAGGAAACCAAGATTTAATGAAACGCATTCGAATTACTACGTTCTTCAGGAAAATATAGCATAACACAAAAAGCGAAAAGAGGTTGTCTCCTGTTTAGGAGACAACCTCTTTTCGCTTTTTATCAGGCTCTTATTTGCTGATTGTGATAGTTTGCTTTACTTTTTCCACACCGGTAACCGTCTGAGGCATTTTAGTTGTGTAGTATAGTGACTCATTACAACGAGCAAATCCAATCAGGTAAATCATACAAAAACTTGAATAATCCTTCAGGAAGATGGCCGAATGTCGTTACCTTTGCAGTCTAAATAACATAAGGGTGCAACTAAAGGTCAAAGCATATATTCAGCAAAACAAACTATTACCGGACGGTGTAAAAGTGATTACAGGCGTTAGCGGAGGCGCCGACTCCGTCGCACTCTTACATTATCTGAAAGAAGCGGGATATGAATGTATTGCTGCTCACTGCAATTTTCACCTTCGGGGAGAAGAATCAAACCGTGACGAAGAGTTTGTACGTGATTTGTGCGGTAGGTGGGATGTACCACTGGAGGTAATTGATTTTCATACTGAAAAGATTGCTGCTGAGCAAAAAGTATCCATCGAAATGGCCGCGAGAGAACTTCGTTACCAATGGTTTGAAGAGTTGCGTATTCAATACAAGGCAGAAGTCATTGCTGTTGCCCACCACAAAGACGATTCGGTTGAGACCTTTTTGCTTAACCTGATCCGGGGAACCGGAATTCGCGGTCTGTCAGGGATGAAACCAGTCAATGGCAAAATCATTCGTCCGTTACTTTGCGTCTCCCGTCAGGAAGTTGAAGAATATATCGAACAAAACAATCTCTCTTTCGTCCACGACAGCACTAACAGCGAAACGCTCTATACCCGGAATAAAATCCGACTGGAAGTATTACCGCTGTTACAACAATTTAATCCATCTATAAAGGAAACGATTATACAGACTTCCTGTTATTTGAGTGATACGGCAGAGGTCTATTTCTCCGAAATTGAAAAGCAAAGGAGAAATCTGATCCATTCTGTCTCAGGAAAGACCTATATCTCAATTCCTGAGCTAAAAAAATCGCCTTTTGCCCAAACCATTTTATTTGAATTATTAAGCCCGTTTGGTTTTAACAGTACAGTTTGTGCTGAAATATTCGAATCTCTGGATGGCCTTTCCGGTAAACAGTTTTTTTCGACCGAATATCGGTTAGTGAAGAATCGTGAAGAGCTGATCATCGATAAAAAGAAGGAAGAAAATGAGGTTTCAATCACAATTCCGTCTCCGGAAGAAAAAGTGAGACGACCTTTCTATCTCAGTTTTGACATTATCCCGGCCGCAAATTTTAGCATCCCAAAAGATAAAGAGATTGGCTGCTTCGATGCCGATAAGGTCAGATTTCCCCTCACCCTGCGCAAATGGAAAATCGGAGATCGTTTCGTTCCTTTTGGAATGAAAGGCAGTAAGAAGCTAAGCGATTATTTTTCAGATCGGAAGTTTAGTCTTTTGCAAAAAGAGGAAGCAAATGTGTTATGCAGTGGAAACAAGATCATTTGGCTTATAGGCGAACGGACGGATAACCGGTTCAGAATTGACGAGCAAACAACCAAAATCCTCGTTATACAATACAATGCTAACTCAACAGATTTATAAGAAATGGAATTCTCACATAAAATAAAAAGCTTTGTCGCATGTCTGCTTTTATGCCTGACAGTTGCCAATGCCCAAAACCGTCCATTTCAACCAGGTGAGAAACTTACCTATAATGCATTCTACAACCTGGGAATGATCTGGCTGCACGCCGGAGAGGTACAGTTTTCTGTCGATCAAAAACCATTTGGAGGCAAGACGGCTTACTTTTTTGAAGCCGTTGGCAAAACAATTCCCAAGTACGACTGGATGTACAAAGTAAGGGATTACTACAAATCATACGTCGATATAGACACCTTCAATTCGCTTTGGGCAGAAAGAAACACCCTGGAAGGGAGTAACAAGGTGTATGAAAACTATACGTTTAAACCCAGGGATAAGCACATATATTACACAATAAAGAATTCGAAAACGAAATTACTCAAAGATACGTTGCAAGTATCCACAAATAGTGTGTTCGATGTATTGACTTTGATTTATCAATGCCGCAATTTAAACTTTGAGCGCTACAAAGTCAACGAAAAATTTCCGTTGCGAATTATTCTTGATGGTAAGGTTTATCCTATTTTCCTGCGATATCTCGGTAAAGAGGTGGTCAAAAATAAAGACGAAAAGAAATACCGATGTATTAGATTCTCAGCACTTTTGGTCGAGGGAAGTATATTTAAAGGTGGTGAAGATATGAATATCTGGGTAACAGATGATGACAACAGAGTCCCCATTCTGGTGGAAGCAAAGATTCTGATCGGTTCTGTCAAAGCCTATCTCAGGACCATGGAAGGACTAAAATATGAGGTAAAGGCGTTAGTACGATAAATATCCTGACATTCAAAAATAAAAGCATCTTTCTCTATTCAAAAGAATGAATGAGAAAGATGCTTTTGTATATTTATATTACTTGAAACACTAATCTAAAGTCAGTATCACATTATTTTCCTGAGCAAGGCGGCGCATATTAATCAGCGCATAACGCATTCTACCCAGAGCCGTATTAATGCTTACGCCTGTAATTTCGGCTATCTCCTTAAAGCTAAGATTCTTATAATAGCGCATAATCAATACTTCACGTTGGTTATCTGGCAGATTACGGATAATCTTACGGATATCCGAACGAATCTGGAGTTTTACCAACTGATCCTCAATGGTACCTTCGCTAAAACGCGAATTATTCAACACACCACTATCTTCACAAGAGGTCGAATTTTCATCTTTATCCTGACGGAAAAAGTCGATAATCAGGTTGTGTGCAATCCGGGAAATCCAGGCACCAAACTTACCATTCTCGGAATAACGACCCTGTTTAATGGTTATGATAGCCTTCATGAAAGTCTCCTGAAAGATATCTTCTGTCAGTTCCTTATCACGAACGATATAAAAAATGTACGAGTAGATTTTTGACTTATGGCGAGTAAGCAAAATATCAAATGCCTCATTCGTTCCGCTTGCAAACAGAGCAACCAGTTGCTCATCGGTCTGCTTTACTAATTTTTCCATGATGTTAGCTTTAAAAAATCAGTGTAAGCGTCATCTCATAGGCGTTGATATCTTTTTTAGAGGTTTATGATGCAAATAAAAGTCATTTTTCCGAGAAATAAAAACGAATCAGGCAATATTTCTGTCAAATCGTAGTTGAAAATTACATTTTAACACATTAACATCCGATATGTAAATACCCAATCTTGTGTTTTGAAGAAAAACCCCATTAAATCAAAGATTTCCACGGGACAACGTAGGGTATTTTACATCTCGCTCGGTGTGCAATCTCATTCTAAACAGATATTATTTTAACAAACAATCCGTCATTAATGTTCGGATGTTCTCCGGTTTATTTAGATTCAGTGGGCTTAAATACCGGAAGAGCATCTGCCACTACAAATGTACTTCCACCAATATATATCAGATCATTCTCTGCTGCATTTGCTTTAGCTGCGTTCACTGCTTCAGGAACTGACAAAAATGACTCCCCTACCAGCTGATATACCAATGCCTTTTGTTGCAGCTCTTTTGCATCCAGGGCACGCGGAATTCCGGCTTTGGTAAAATAATAGCGGGCATTGCGGGGCAGCATGGAAAGGACTTTGTTTACGTCCTTATCATTTACCATACCAATCACGAAATGCAATGTATCATACTGTTCATTCGCCAGTTGCTGAACAATATATTGAATTCCACCTTCATTATGAGCGGTATCACAAATAATCTTAGGGGTATCTCCCAGTTTCTGCCAGCGTCCCTGTAAACCGGTCAATGATGTTACTTTTGCAAATCCTTCTATAATGGCTTTCTGAGGAATATTATATCCCTGTTTAATCAGGATCTCCAATGTCAGAAAAACTGTAGTGGCATTTTTATCCTGACATAAACCACCCAGCTCTCCCCAGACCTCACCAAACGAACGGGTAGTATAGAGCCATCCACCACTTGTTTGTGATTCCGCTTTTACAATTGGCTTCTCTTGTTCTGCAAAATAGATCGGTGCGGAAACCTCATTCGCCTTATTTCTAAAAACAGCTTCTGTCTCTTCTACACTTTCGCCAATCACCACCGGCACACCAGCTTTGATGATTCCGGCTTTTTCAGCAGCTATTTTAGGTAAAGAATCACCTAAAAACTGCACATGGTCAAAGCTGATATTGGTAATTACTGAAACATCCGGGGTAATGATATTAGTGCTATCCAATCTCCCTCCCAATCCGACTTCAATGATTGCTACATCTACATTCTGCTGTGCAAAATAGTCGAAAGCCATGGTCATGGTAAGCTCAAAAAAAGAAGGATGAATAGTTTCGGAAAATGCCTTGTGCTTCTCTACGAAATCAATAATGAAATCTTTTTCAATCATCTCTCCATTTACACGAATGCGCTCACGAAAATCTACCAGGTGCGGAGAAGTATAAAGCCCCACCTTATAACCTGACTGCTGAAGGATTGCTGCCAAAAGATGAGACGTAGATCCTTTTCCATTCGTTCCGCCAACGTGAATGGTTCTGTACTTTTTATGCGGATACCTGAGGTAACTATCTAAGGCTAAACTGTTTTCCAAGCCCTCCTTGTAAGCGCTGGCTCCGGTCCGTTGAAACATTGGCAAACGGGTATAGAGATATTCGAGCGTTTCTTCGTAATTCATTAAAAAATCTGATATGAAAATGAGAATTATTCCAATTAATATTGTAATTTGGGTGCAAATATCACCAATTAAATCGATATACTATGGGAACAAAGAAAAATTTTGTGCTGGATACAAACGTTATTCTGCACGACTACAAATGTTTGGAGAATTTTCAGGAAAACGATTTATACATTCCCATTGTCGTTTTGGAAGAACTGGATAAATTCAAGAAAGGTTCGGAGCAAATCAACTACAACGCAAGGGAATTTGTCCGCCAACTCGATGCCCTGGCTGACAATGATATGTTTAAGAAAGGGGCTGATCTGGGAACCGGTCTTGGGAAGTTATTCATTATGGCCACTGACCATATCGAACCGGAAGTTTCGGAGGTTTTTCAGGAACGTATTCCCGACCATAAAATTCTTTCGGCTGCGATCCAACTTATCAAAGGAAAAAAATCCACGCACACAATACTCATTACCAAAGACATCAATCTGCGGATGAAGGCCCGTGCGCTAGGAATTCCTACCGAAGACTATATTAATGATAAAGTTACCAATGTCGATATTTTTGAACGGGAAGAACAGACCTTCAGCAATGTTGATCCCGATTTAATTGATAAGATCTATCACTCCAAAGAAGGTGTGCCGGTGTCTGAGTTTGAATTTGCCAACTTTATCCAACCCAATGAATGCTTTATCCTGCAAAGCATTCGCTCTTCTGTGTTGGTGAGATACAACCCATTCAGCCGAATGATCAGAAAGGTTGTAAAAGAAAAAAACTATGGAATCGAACCCCGTAATGCAGAACAAAGCTTTGCATTTGAAGTTCTTAATGATCCAGATATTAAGCTTGTAGCATTAACCGGTAAAGCTGGAACGGGTAAAACCCTGCTGGCACTGGCTGCAGCATTGAAACAACATCAGGACTACAAACAAATCCTTTTAGCACGCCCTATTGTTTCGCTGGCAAATAAAGACATTGGCTTTCTTCCCGGAGATGAGAAACAGAAGGTAGCACCATATATGCAACCTTTATTTGACAACCTGGCAGTCATCAAACACCAGTTTCATCCATCTTCTGCCGATTTCAAACTACTGGAAGACCTGCAAAGCAGTCAACAGTTGGTAATCGAAGCGTTGGCGTTTATTCGCGGGAGGAGCCTGAGCGAAACTTACTTCATTATTGATGAAGCGCAGAATCTGACCCCGCATGAAGTCAAAACGATTATCACCCGTGCCGGTGAAGGGACTAAAATGGTACTGACAGGTGATATTCAACAAATTGACTCCCCCTATCTGGATGCGGAGTCAAACGGACTGGCCTATATGATTGACAAGATGAAAGGACAGGACCTCTTTGCCCATGTGAACTTGTTGAAAGGAGAACGAAGTAAGTTATCCGAATTAGCTAGCAATTTGCTTTAAAAAGAACCGAATCGAATGGACAATAGCAGGTCTGAAGTCAGATATTTGTAAATAGCCAGATCATAGAAACGCCCCGGAAGAAGACCTTTCGGGGCGTTTTCTTCTATTAACTCTCAATACCTACCCTTGCCGGAACGCCTTGCTCCATCGGATGTTTGAGACATCTCATCTCCGTCACCAGATCAGCGACATCGATCAACCAGTCCGGAGCGTTGCGCCCGGTCATCACGATCTCCAGTCCCAATGGTTTGTTTTTGAGGAAACGAATCACATCCTCCTTGGCTACATATCCTTTGACAATGCTGTGGATGAGCTCATCCAGTATCAGGATATCGTATTGGTTGGATTGAGCAATGCCGACTGCCGTTTTAAAGCCTTCTTTGGTTTCCTTATCAAGAGCTGCAAGCTCTTCGTCATTCATCTCCCAGGTAAATTTCTGATTGGTATTTACCCGCTGGAAATGGATATTGGGAATCTTTTTGATGGAGAATAGCTCTCCCGTCACATCCGTCTTGAGAAACTGCACAATGGCTACCTTGAAATCACGGCCTGCAGCGCGGATGGCAAGGCCGAATGCGGCGGTGGTTTTACCTTTACCATCGCCGGTGTATAGTTGAATTAGTCCTTCCATGATTTTAAGGATTGAGGGAATGAATAAATGAGGGAATGATGGATTCTGTAAATAATTGACCTTATGCTTTTCGCCTTACGCCTTACGCCTTACGCCTTACGACTTATGACTTATGACTTATGACCTCCACAATCTCATCATACCCCGAAAAAACCGCCGGATATTCCAATGCCGGACGTCGTATTACAACAGCCGTGATGCCGGCTTGTTCAGCCGCTTCGAGCTTTTCAGGAAAACCGCCTTCGTTGCCGCTGTCTTTGGTGACAAGGTAAGCGATGTTATATTGGCGAATAGTAGCCAAATTGAATTCTGTGGAAAAAGGTCCGATAACTGCAAGGATATGCGACGGAACAATGCCTGCTTTGCTGCAAGCTTCCAGTCCGGCCGGAACGGGCAGTACGCGAGGGTACAACCGATCGGCACCCAAC
The Parabacteroides sp. FAFU027 DNA segment above includes these coding regions:
- a CDS encoding DUF3108 domain-containing protein — translated: MEFSHKIKSFVACLLLCLTVANAQNRPFQPGEKLTYNAFYNLGMIWLHAGEVQFSVDQKPFGGKTAYFFEAVGKTIPKYDWMYKVRDYYKSYVDIDTFNSLWAERNTLEGSNKVYENYTFKPRDKHIYYTIKNSKTKLLKDTLQVSTNSVFDVLTLIYQCRNLNFERYKVNEKFPLRIILDGKVYPIFLRYLGKEVVKNKDEKKYRCIRFSALLVEGSIFKGGEDMNIWVTDDDNRVPILVEAKILIGSVKAYLRTMEGLKYEVKALVR
- the tilS gene encoding tRNA lysidine(34) synthetase TilS; the protein is MAECRYLCSLNNIRVQLKVKAYIQQNKLLPDGVKVITGVSGGADSVALLHYLKEAGYECIAAHCNFHLRGEESNRDEEFVRDLCGRWDVPLEVIDFHTEKIAAEQKVSIEMAARELRYQWFEELRIQYKAEVIAVAHHKDDSVETFLLNLIRGTGIRGLSGMKPVNGKIIRPLLCVSRQEVEEYIEQNNLSFVHDSTNSETLYTRNKIRLEVLPLLQQFNPSIKETIIQTSCYLSDTAEVYFSEIEKQRRNLIHSVSGKTYISIPELKKSPFAQTILFELLSPFGFNSTVCAEIFESLDGLSGKQFFSTEYRLVKNREELIIDKKKEENEVSITIPSPEEKVRRPFYLSFDIIPAANFSIPKDKEIGCFDADKVRFPLTLRKWKIGDRFVPFGMKGSKKLSDYFSDRKFSLLQKEEANVLCSGNKIIWLIGERTDNRFRIDEQTTKILVIQYNANSTDL
- a CDS encoding DUF4294 domain-containing protein, which translates into the protein MNFFRRNRYNLIAAFVSIALHVTFVVVLSFKLNKELFSKEDEDNQFELQLQPEQENPLPPQPQQKTEETKKLVEEIMKTIDIPQPDLTDKTENTSQDLGEIPLAEKKDTAVAQAVEKLLEALTTPPPPVEDSIIKKEIQEMQKAREQILTDKRRKEDDRRFLIDNYRTIRNFKKVYPYALKTRQVIDSLNKKLATVSDNRVRKQMIKEKEKELFGQFEKEVRNMSFSQGKLLLKLIARETDQSAYDLIKTYKGKVPATFWYGVGLLFRENLKMEYDSISEDALLEKIVIKYKQGKL
- the asnS gene encoding asparagine--tRNA ligase, which translates into the protein MESISRTKIVDLLKREDFGAKVNVKGWVRTRRGSKQVSFIALNDGSTINNVQIVVDNEHYDEELLKVITTGSCVSINGTLVQSHGKGQAVEIHANGVEVYGSADATTYPLQKKGHSLEFLREIAHLRPRTNTFGAILRVRHHMAFAIHKFFNEKGFFYLHTPIVTASDCEGAGSMFQVTTLDVNNPARTEEGAIDYTQDFFGKSANLTVSGQLEGELGAMALGAIYTFGPTFRAENSNTPRHLAEFWMIEPEVAFNELKENMDLAEEFIKYLIQYALDNCIDDLNFLSEMYDKELIERLKFVIEYDFVRLPYTEGVKILEESGEKFEFPVYWGADLQSEHERYLVEKHFKKPVILTDYPKEIKAFYMKQNEDGKTVRAMDVLFPKIGEIIGGSQREEDFDKLSKRIEEMEIPMKDMWWYLDTRRFGSAPHSGFGLGFERLLLFVTGMSNIRDVIPFPRTPKNCEF
- a CDS encoding cob(I)yrinic acid a,c-diamide adenosyltransferase, whose protein sequence is MEGLIQLYTGDGKGKTTAAFGLAIRAAGRDFKVAIVQFLKTDVTGELFSIKKIPNIHFQRVNTNQKFTWEMNDEELAALDKETKEGFKTAVGIAQSNQYDILILDELIHSIVKGYVAKEDVIRFLKNKPLGLEIVMTGRNAPDWLIDVADLVTEMRCLKHPMEQGVPARVGIES
- a CDS encoding PhoH family protein, whose translation is MGTKKNFVLDTNVILHDYKCLENFQENDLYIPIVVLEELDKFKKGSEQINYNAREFVRQLDALADNDMFKKGADLGTGLGKLFIMATDHIEPEVSEVFQERIPDHKILSAAIQLIKGKKSTHTILITKDINLRMKARALGIPTEDYINDKVTNVDIFEREEQTFSNVDPDLIDKIYHSKEGVPVSEFEFANFIQPNECFILQSIRSSVLVRYNPFSRMIRKVVKEKNYGIEPRNAEQSFAFEVLNDPDIKLVALTGKAGTGKTLLALAAALKQHQDYKQILLARPIVSLANKDIGFLPGDEKQKVAPYMQPLFDNLAVIKHQFHPSSADFKLLEDLQSSQQLVIEALAFIRGRSLSETYFIIDEAQNLTPHEVKTIITRAGEGTKMVLTGDIQQIDSPYLDAESNGLAYMIDKMKGQDLFAHVNLLKGERSKLSELASNLL
- a CDS encoding RNA polymerase sigma factor is translated as MEKLVKQTDEQLVALFASGTNEAFDILLTRHKSKIYSYIFYIVRDKELTEDIFQETFMKAIITIKQGRYSENGKFGAWISRIAHNLIIDFFRQDKDENSTSCEDSGVLNNSRFSEGTIEDQLVKLQIRSDIRKIIRNLPDNQREVLIMRYYKNLSFKEIAEITGVSINTALGRMRYALINMRRLAQENNVILTLD
- a CDS encoding bifunctional folylpolyglutamate synthase/dihydrofolate synthase, with protein sequence MNYEETLEYLYTRLPMFQRTGASAYKEGLENSLALDSYLRYPHKKYRTIHVGGTNGKGSTSHLLAAILQQSGYKVGLYTSPHLVDFRERIRVNGEMIEKDFIIDFVEKHKAFSETIHPSFFELTMTMAFDYFAQQNVDVAIIEVGLGGRLDSTNIITPDVSVITNISFDHVQFLGDSLPKIAAEKAGIIKAGVPVVIGESVEETEAVFRNKANEVSAPIYFAEQEKPIVKAESQTSGGWLYTTRSFGEVWGELGGLCQDKNATTVFLTLEILIKQGYNIPQKAIIEGFAKVTSLTGLQGRWQKLGDTPKIICDTAHNEGGIQYIVQQLANEQYDTLHFVIGMVNDKDVNKVLSMLPRNARYYFTKAGIPRALDAKELQQKALVYQLVGESFLSVPEAVNAAKANAAENDLIYIGGSTFVVADALPVFKPTESK